One genomic window of Chrysiogenes arsenatis DSM 11915 includes the following:
- a CDS encoding Mu transposase domain-containing protein, with amino-acid sequence MRKVLQGKARLEQESFTHFRAYHNFEARFCNPGAGHEKGGVEGLVGFARRNFLVPIPEAQSLEEINERLLQQCVAYGRHTISGRDXXDVPFTNIQILSAKADKYATVIVDKNRYSVPTRFAGRALRVICHVDQVEIFSQGQRVANHCRLFANNQWQLDPDHYLEILLQRPLAFHSARPIRDWKKCWPLTMHQLLERFCRTYGENRGIKEFIKVLLLFRNHPTEDVHQAIATAVEAGISASGGIQHLLHRNQPVPQIFPLEHYARLPKADISIYACLGGGL; translated from the coding sequence GTGCGCAAGGTTTTGCAGGGCAAAGCCCGTTTGGAGCAAGAGTCCTTCACCCATTTTCGAGCCTACCATAACTTCGAGGCTCGATTCTGTAATCCCGGTGCCGGTCACGAAAAGGGTGGCGTTGAGGGGTTGGTCGGCTTCGCCCGCCGCAACTTCCTGGTGCCGATTCCCGAAGCACAGTCCCTCGAAGAGATCAATGAGCGTCTCCTCCAACAGTGTGTTGCCTACGGACGTCATACCATCAGCGGCAGAGATAANNNNGATGTGCCCTTTACCAACATCCAGATTTTGTCGGCCAAAGCCGATAAATATGCCACTGTTATTGTAGACAAGAACCGGTACTCGGTTCCCACGCGCTTTGCCGGGCGTGCTTTGCGGGTGATCTGCCATGTTGATCAGGTGGAGATCTTCTCTCAGGGACAACGTGTCGCTAACCACTGTCGCCTGTTCGCCAATAACCAGTGGCAACTGGATCCAGATCACTACCTAGAGATCCTCCTGCAACGTCCGCTTGCGTTTCACAGTGCCCGCCCTATCCGCGATTGGAAGAAGTGCTGGCCACTGACGATGCATCAACTGTTGGAGCGCTTCTGTCGGACGTACGGAGAAAACCGTGGCATCAAGGAGTTCATTAAGGTGCTGCTGCTGTTTCGCAACCACCCGACAGAGGATGTTCATCAGGCTATCGCGACAGCCGTTGAAGCTGGTATCAGTGCCAGCGGCGGCATTCAGCATCTATTGCACCGCAATCAGCCCGTACCGCAGATCTTTCCCCTTGAGCACTACGCCCGACTGCCAAAGGCTGACATCTCCATTTATGCTTGCCTCGGAGGTGGATTATGA
- the scpA gene encoding methylmalonyl-CoA mutase yields the protein MSDFSAKTKADWEALAKKELKADTLDAITWQTAEGIAVKPLWTKDDMANLALTDTMPGLPPFLRGPRATMYAGRPWTVRQYAGFSTAEESNAFYRKNLAAGQQGLSVAFDLATHRGYDSDHPRVVGDVGKAGVAIDSVEDMKILFDQIPLADVSVSMTMNGAVLPVLAGYIVAAEEQGVSQEKLSGTIQNDILKEFMVRNTYIYPPAPSMRIIADIIEYTSQKMPKFNSISISGYHIQEAGANAVQELAFTLADGLEYVRCALDKGLDVDAFAPRLSFFFAIGMNFYTEVAKLRAARYLWAKLMKPFNPKNPTSMALRTHCQTSGWSLTEQDPYNNVVRTAIEAMAAVMGGTQSLHTNALDEAIALPTEHSARIARNTQLIIQEETNICRVVDPWAGSYMMENLTQSLIDEAWKLIEEIEAMGGMTKAVETGMPKLKIEESAARKQARIDRGEDVIVGVNKYKLKNEDPIDVLDIDNTAVRLSQIERLKAIKAKRNQQAVDAALAALTQAAKDGSNNLLALAVDATRVRATVGEISDALEKVYGRHSAEIKVISGVYGGVYEGDVKFAEIKKTVADFATRTGRRPRILMAKMGQDGHDRGAKVVATALADMGFDVDLGPLFQTPEESAKMAVENDVHAVGVSSLAAGHKTLVPQLAEELRKLGAEDVVIVVGGVIPRQDYDALYAAGASCIFGPGTVITESAVQLLQAIEKKQAALS from the coding sequence ATGAGTGATTTTTCTGCCAAAACCAAGGCTGACTGGGAAGCGCTTGCCAAAAAAGAACTAAAGGCGGATACACTGGACGCAATTACCTGGCAAACAGCAGAAGGAATTGCGGTCAAGCCGCTCTGGACCAAAGATGACATGGCGAATCTGGCGCTGACCGATACCATGCCGGGTCTGCCTCCATTTTTGCGCGGGCCACGCGCCACCATGTACGCTGGTCGCCCTTGGACCGTGCGTCAGTACGCTGGGTTTTCTACTGCCGAAGAATCAAATGCGTTCTATCGCAAAAACCTCGCCGCTGGTCAGCAAGGGCTTTCTGTTGCGTTTGACCTTGCCACACACCGTGGGTACGACTCCGACCATCCACGCGTCGTGGGCGATGTGGGAAAAGCGGGCGTAGCGATTGACTCGGTTGAAGACATGAAAATCCTGTTCGATCAAATTCCTTTGGCCGATGTTTCCGTTTCCATGACCATGAACGGCGCCGTGTTGCCCGTCCTTGCTGGCTACATTGTGGCGGCGGAAGAGCAGGGCGTGTCGCAGGAGAAGCTTTCAGGAACGATTCAGAACGATATCCTGAAAGAATTTATGGTGCGTAATACCTACATTTACCCACCCGCTCCGTCGATGCGCATCATTGCCGATATCATTGAATACACTTCGCAGAAAATGCCCAAATTCAACTCCATCTCGATTTCCGGCTACCATATTCAGGAAGCAGGCGCTAACGCCGTACAGGAGTTGGCCTTTACGCTGGCGGACGGCCTTGAGTACGTCCGCTGCGCGCTCGATAAAGGGCTGGATGTCGATGCGTTCGCCCCACGCCTTTCCTTCTTCTTTGCCATCGGCATGAATTTTTACACCGAAGTGGCCAAACTCCGCGCCGCGCGCTACCTGTGGGCGAAGCTGATGAAGCCGTTCAATCCCAAGAATCCAACTTCTATGGCGCTGCGCACCCACTGCCAAACTTCTGGTTGGTCGCTCACCGAACAAGATCCATATAATAACGTGGTGCGGACGGCAATCGAAGCGATGGCCGCCGTCATGGGCGGCACGCAGTCGCTCCACACCAACGCACTGGACGAAGCCATTGCGCTGCCAACCGAGCATTCCGCCCGTATTGCGCGCAACACGCAGCTTATTATTCAAGAAGAAACCAATATCTGTCGCGTGGTTGACCCTTGGGCAGGTTCGTACATGATGGAAAACCTGACGCAATCGCTCATCGACGAAGCGTGGAAGCTCATCGAAGAGATCGAAGCGATGGGCGGCATGACAAAAGCGGTTGAAACCGGCATGCCGAAACTCAAGATCGAAGAGTCGGCGGCGCGCAAGCAAGCACGTATTGACCGTGGCGAAGATGTCATTGTCGGCGTCAATAAATACAAGTTGAAAAACGAAGATCCAATTGACGTGCTTGATATCGACAACACCGCCGTGCGCCTGTCACAGATCGAGCGACTCAAAGCGATTAAAGCAAAACGCAATCAGCAGGCGGTTGATGCGGCACTGGCCGCGCTGACGCAGGCCGCCAAAGATGGCAGTAATAACCTCTTGGCGCTGGCTGTTGATGCTACGCGTGTTCGGGCGACCGTTGGTGAAATTTCTGACGCACTTGAAAAAGTGTATGGCCGCCACAGCGCGGAAATTAAAGTCATTTCGGGGGTATATGGCGGCGTGTACGAAGGGGATGTAAAATTTGCTGAAATCAAAAAAACCGTGGCTGATTTTGCGACCCGCACTGGCCGTCGCCCACGGATTTTAATGGCGAAAATGGGTCAGGATGGACATGACCGTGGCGCCAAAGTTGTGGCCACCGCGCTCGCTGATATGGGCTTTGACGTTGACCTTGGACCACTGTTCCAAACACCAGAAGAGTCGGCGAAAATGGCGGTAGAAAACGATGTTCACGCCGTTGGCGTATCGTCGCTCGCGGCGGGTCATAAAACGTTGGTGCCGCAACTGGCAGAAGAGCTGCGTAAACTCGGTGCCGAAGACGTGGTGATTGTCGTGGGCGGCGTTATTCCACGTCAGGATTACGATGCCCTGTACGCTGCCGGAGCGTCGTGCATTTTCGGCCCAGGAACCGTCATCACCGAATCGGCCGTGCAGCTGCTGCAAGCCATCGAGAAAAAACAAGCCGCCTTGTCGTAA
- a CDS encoding DedA family protein, translated as MLQSMVDFLLSTIGTLGYGGVVALMFLESSFFPFPSEVVVPPAAYLAARGEMHLGLVILCGTGGSLLGGLFNYWIAMRYGRPFFERYGRYFFVKPAHLDRAEQYFQRHGHISTFIGRLIPGVRQYISLPAGIARMNLLLFALFTSLGAGIWVVILALLGYWLGSNEALLHEYLQQAIISLLILCTLLGAGYFFWQRKRASLDKSQ; from the coding sequence ATGCTTCAGTCAATGGTTGATTTTCTTCTCAGCACCATCGGCACCCTTGGGTACGGTGGTGTTGTTGCGTTGATGTTTTTGGAATCCTCATTTTTCCCCTTTCCAAGCGAAGTGGTGGTGCCGCCGGCGGCTTACCTTGCGGCACGCGGAGAAATGCACCTTGGTTTAGTCATACTCTGTGGTACGGGCGGAAGTTTGCTGGGTGGATTATTTAACTATTGGATTGCTATGCGTTATGGGCGTCCTTTTTTTGAGCGTTACGGCCGTTATTTTTTTGTAAAACCAGCGCATCTTGATCGTGCCGAGCAGTATTTTCAGCGTCATGGGCACATCAGTACGTTTATTGGTCGACTGATTCCAGGCGTGCGGCAGTATATTTCGCTTCCTGCTGGAATCGCGCGGATGAATCTCTTACTTTTTGCTTTGTTTACCTCGCTTGGTGCAGGGATATGGGTCGTTATTCTGGCTTTGCTAGGTTATTGGTTGGGCAGTAATGAGGCACTCTTACATGAGTATTTGCAGCAGGCGATTATTTCGCTTCTGATTCTGTGCACTCTATTGGGTGCGGGGTATTTTTTCTGGCAGCGCAAAAGGGCGTCACTTGACAAAAGTCAGTGA
- the thyX gene encoding FAD-dependent thymidylate synthase, translating into MRTPLQVALLKHTDDPEGSVFAAARLCYSGSTITDLVCDDQKKKEQFVAKIRDLGHLSVFEHVSFTFAVEGISRACSHQLVRHRLASYSQQSQRYVKQNQFGYIEPPTISATLGNEWFSSRMALIQEWYDEALAAGIPAEDARFVLPNACETKIIITMNARELLHFFSLRCCNRAQWEIKLMADEMLRHCLAVAPSIFCESGPGCVRGICPEGTMYCGKIKDVREFYADMKNTQG; encoded by the coding sequence ATGCGCACCCCATTACAAGTTGCTCTTCTCAAACATACAGATGACCCAGAAGGTTCTGTTTTCGCAGCGGCACGCCTGTGCTATAGCGGTAGCACCATCACCGACTTGGTGTGCGACGATCAGAAAAAAAAGGAGCAGTTTGTAGCAAAAATACGCGATTTAGGGCACCTCAGCGTCTTCGAACATGTGAGTTTTACCTTTGCCGTCGAAGGTATTTCGCGCGCATGCTCACACCAATTAGTGCGCCATAGACTCGCTAGCTACTCACAGCAGTCACAACGATATGTAAAACAGAACCAATTTGGCTACATAGAACCACCAACCATCTCGGCAACACTGGGAAATGAATGGTTCAGCTCACGAATGGCATTGATTCAAGAGTGGTATGACGAAGCACTGGCCGCGGGCATTCCCGCGGAAGATGCGCGTTTTGTTTTACCAAATGCTTGCGAGACGAAAATTATTATCACGATGAATGCGCGAGAATTGCTCCACTTTTTCTCACTGCGTTGCTGCAACCGCGCCCAGTGGGAAATTAAACTTATGGCCGACGAAATGCTACGCCACTGCTTGGCTGTAGCGCCCTCTATTTTCTGCGAATCAGGACCTGGTTGCGTTCGCGGCATATGCCCAGAAGGCACCATGTACTGTGGCAAGATAAAAGACGTCCGTGAGTTTTATGCGGACATGAAAAACACCCAAGGATAG
- a CDS encoding aminotransferase class IV, whose amino-acid sequence MSPCFETILVVDGVPQHVEYHVGRIGRTLMECGCGMRDMAGAVAEALSKVCGSATQERCRLEYDGTGILGVYCQPYRRTLPCAIVPVEGSSIAYCCKWCDRSELDALRRHAIQRGGDEALIIRNGLVTDTTIANVAFWDGTRWLTPEMPLLCGTTRQRLLESGGVVATEIRVSDISRFSAVALMNALVGFAPLDISTWQRLQESSVSWGRHGNDLF is encoded by the coding sequence ATGTCCCCGTGCTTTGAAACGATTTTGGTTGTTGATGGTGTGCCGCAGCACGTGGAGTATCATGTGGGCCGTATAGGGCGCACGTTGATGGAGTGTGGGTGCGGCATGCGCGATATGGCGGGCGCGGTCGCAGAAGCTCTCTCAAAAGTCTGTGGTAGTGCGACACAAGAGCGTTGTCGGCTGGAGTACGATGGTACGGGCATTCTTGGCGTTTATTGTCAGCCATATCGGCGTACATTGCCGTGTGCGATTGTTCCTGTGGAGGGGAGCAGCATTGCTTATTGTTGTAAGTGGTGTGATCGTAGCGAGCTGGATGCGTTGCGGCGCCATGCGATTCAGCGTGGAGGAGATGAGGCGTTGATTATTCGCAATGGTTTGGTGACCGATACGACCATTGCGAATGTCGCGTTTTGGGATGGTACGCGCTGGCTAACCCCAGAAATGCCACTTTTGTGCGGCACGACGCGTCAGCGGCTGCTTGAATCTGGTGGTGTTGTGGCGACTGAAATTCGAGTGAGTGATATTTCCCGGTTTTCAGCGGTTGCGCTCATGAATGCACTGGTCGGTTTTGCTCCTTTGGATATTTCAACATGGCAGCGACTTCAGGAATCGAGTGTTTCCTGGGGGCGGCATGGTAATGATCTCTTCTGA
- the rho gene encoding transcription termination factor Rho, whose amino-acid sequence MDLNVLKITPIGELMQMAHEANIEGVSVLKRQDLIFNLLIKHAKTGGHIFGGGVLEVHPDGFGFLRAPDYNYLPGPDDIYVSPSQIKRFNMQTGDTIEGEIRPPKDGEKYFALLQIESINYTEPEKSKSKMLFDNLTPLFPDTRLIMEAPGPGNVSMRLIDIVCPIGKGQRGLIVAPPKAGKTVLLQNIAQSIAHNHPEAHLIVLLIDERPEEVTDMKRSVIGEVVSSTFDEPPMRHIQVAEMAVEKAKRLVEHRKDVIILLDSITRLARAYNTVIPHSGRVLSGGLDANALHKPKRFLGAARKIEEGGSLTIMATALVDTGSKMDEVIYEEFKGTGNMELHLNRNFAERRIFPAIDILKSSTRREELLFSEEELRRSWILRKFLQSMQPQEAIEFMVDRLGSTKDNKMFFETMHK is encoded by the coding sequence ATGGACTTAAATGTTCTAAAAATTACCCCTATCGGGGAACTGATGCAAATGGCTCATGAGGCCAACATTGAAGGCGTCAGCGTTCTGAAGCGCCAAGATCTTATTTTCAATCTTCTGATCAAACATGCCAAAACAGGCGGCCATATTTTCGGCGGCGGTGTCCTTGAAGTTCACCCCGATGGCTTTGGTTTCCTGCGTGCGCCCGATTACAACTATCTGCCCGGCCCCGACGATATTTATGTATCTCCGAGCCAAATCAAGCGCTTTAACATGCAGACTGGCGACACCATCGAAGGGGAAATCCGTCCTCCGAAAGATGGCGAAAAATACTTTGCCCTCCTGCAAATCGAAAGCATCAACTATACGGAGCCAGAAAAGTCAAAAAGCAAAATGCTCTTTGATAACCTTACCCCACTTTTTCCCGATACGCGCCTTATCATGGAAGCGCCAGGGCCGGGTAATGTTTCGATGCGCCTGATTGATATTGTGTGTCCGATTGGTAAAGGTCAGCGCGGCTTGATAGTTGCTCCGCCGAAAGCCGGAAAAACGGTTCTACTGCAAAATATCGCGCAATCGATTGCCCACAACCACCCAGAAGCACACTTGATTGTCCTGCTGATCGACGAACGTCCGGAAGAAGTGACCGATATGAAGCGCTCGGTTATTGGCGAAGTGGTTTCTTCTACTTTCGACGAACCACCGATGCGCCACATTCAGGTCGCGGAAATGGCGGTTGAAAAAGCCAAACGCTTAGTCGAACACCGCAAAGATGTCATTATCTTACTCGATTCGATTACTCGCCTCGCAAGAGCCTATAATACGGTTATTCCACACAGTGGCCGCGTCCTTTCCGGCGGTTTGGACGCTAACGCGCTCCACAAGCCCAAGCGTTTTCTTGGTGCCGCACGGAAAATAGAAGAGGGTGGCTCGCTCACGATTATGGCAACGGCGCTGGTTGATACCGGATCGAAAATGGACGAAGTTATCTACGAAGAATTCAAAGGCACCGGCAATATGGAACTCCACCTGAACCGCAACTTTGCCGAACGGCGGATTTTCCCAGCGATCGATATCCTGAAAAGTTCGACACGGCGCGAAGAGCTGCTTTTCAGCGAAGAAGAGCTACGCCGCTCGTGGATTCTGCGTAAATTCCTGCAAAGCATGCAGCCCCAAGAAGCAATTGAATTTATGGTTGACCGCCTTGGCTCCACGAAAGACAATAAGATGTTTTTCGAGACAATGCATAAGTAG
- the rpmE gene encoding 50S ribosomal protein L31, whose product MKEGIHPVVAPISVECMCGNVIETISTKVEGFKVEVCSQCHPLYTGQAKNMDSAGRVERFRKKYAAAQ is encoded by the coding sequence ATGAAAGAAGGAATCCATCCGGTGGTGGCACCGATTTCGGTCGAGTGCATGTGCGGAAATGTTATCGAAACTATTTCAACAAAAGTTGAAGGCTTTAAAGTAGAAGTGTGCTCGCAATGTCACCCACTCTACACTGGCCAAGCGAAAAACATGGATAGCGCCGGACGCGTTGAACGCTTCCGCAAGAAATACGCTGCCGCACAATAG
- a CDS encoding MarR family transcriptional regulator: MRPEFPLTLYWNLGVVLRDLKHVDSEFLRTFDVGPAQFKVLYYINSCRNGANLKEIAQLMDVSPSNASRLVEKLVQKEWADRVVSPESKREIIVKITREGKRMLRKLAPEQRRVMQNYLHSRTSGDQLEKLNGLLQLIMKDEVVTEA; the protein is encoded by the coding sequence ATGCGGCCGGAGTTTCCCCTTACCCTATATTGGAATTTGGGTGTTGTGTTGCGAGATTTAAAGCACGTTGATTCAGAGTTTTTACGTACTTTCGATGTAGGCCCAGCGCAGTTTAAGGTTTTGTATTACATCAACTCATGCCGGAATGGGGCGAACCTGAAGGAAATTGCGCAACTCATGGACGTTTCTCCAAGTAACGCAAGTCGCTTGGTCGAGAAGTTGGTTCAGAAAGAGTGGGCAGATCGGGTTGTTTCGCCGGAAAGTAAGCGCGAAATAATCGTGAAAATTACTCGTGAAGGAAAGCGGATGCTGCGCAAACTCGCACCAGAACAGCGACGTGTAATGCAGAATTATTTACATTCGCGCACGTCTGGTGATCAGCTGGAGAAGTTAAATGGACTTTTACAGTTGATTATGAAGGATGAGGTGGTAACCGAGGCGTAA
- the istB gene encoding IS21-like element helper ATPase IstB, with product MSRVADALLVQHNLKALNLTNMARNIEQQLRQARDGGIDYGQFLLELTELELRIRSENNEKRRIKEAKFPLLKTLENFDFEAVPELDKRLMRDLAVGDYLNECRNVILMGKSGAGKTHLATALGIEACRQSKRVRFVTGYTLANDLVEARTERDLNRLLGKYTRLDLLILDELGYVPFSKEGAELLFQILAERHERGSVIITTNLGFADWTQIFGDHNMTAALLDRLTHRAHIIECTWDSYRLKQSLKGGKKKTL from the coding sequence ATGAGTCGAGTAGCTGACGCTTTGCTGGTGCAGCACAATCTCAAAGCTCTCAATCTCACCAATATGGCTCGCAACATCGAACAGCAGTTGCGTCAGGCCAGAGACGGCGGAATCGATTATGGCCAATTTCTGTTGGAACTAACGGAGTTGGAATTACGCATCCGCTCCGAAAACAACGAGAAACGACGAATTAAAGAGGCGAAATTCCCTCTGCTCAAGACACTGGAAAATTTCGACTTTGAAGCTGTACCCGAACTCGACAAGCGTCTAATGCGAGATCTGGCCGTGGGAGACTACCTTAATGAATGCCGCAACGTGATCCTGATGGGTAAAAGCGGTGCAGGCAAAACGCACCTAGCAACCGCTCTCGGTATCGAGGCTTGCCGTCAAAGCAAGCGAGTACGCTTCGTTACCGGCTACACTCTTGCTAATGATCTTGTGGAAGCCCGCACCGAGAGAGATTTAAATCGCCTACTCGGTAAATATACCCGGCTTGACCTGCTCATTCTCGATGAACTCGGATACGTGCCGTTCTCAAAAGAAGGAGCGGAATTACTCTTCCAGATCCTCGCTGAACGCCATGAACGCGGTTCGGTGATCATTACCACCAACCTTGGCTTTGCTGATTGGACGCAGATATTTGGTGATCACAATATGACCGCTGCGCTCCTCGATCGGCTAACTCATCGCGCCCATATCATCGAATGCACTTGGGACAGCTATCGCCTCAAGCAGTCTCTGAAAGGAGGAAAAAAGAAAACCCTTTAG
- a CDS encoding transposase, giving the protein MDQYEHIRTAHRVYEQSISEISRITGHSRNTIRKALSEPYSGYSLRHYQPFPVLGPFQKIIDTWLADDRDRPRKQRHTARRIYDRLVFEHNFSGSESNVRKYVREAKERLGISTIKAFLPLEPDLGQEAEVDWGTAVVVIQGQTLKVKIFCMRSKGSGKPFLRLYPCERQQAFFDALMRGFFFTAVSSHD; this is encoded by the coding sequence ATGGATCAATATGAACATATTCGCACGGCTCATCGGGTCTATGAGCAAAGCATAAGTGAGATATCTCGGATTACCGGCCATTCGCGCAACACTATACGTAAGGCGCTCAGTGAGCCGTATTCTGGTTATTCACTGCGCCATTATCAGCCGTTTCCTGTTTTGGGGCCATTCCAGAAGATCATTGACACTTGGCTTGCCGATGATCGTGATCGTCCTCGCAAACAGCGCCACACCGCCAGACGCATTTATGATCGACTGGTTTTTGAACACAACTTTTCCGGCAGCGAATCCAATGTCCGCAAATACGTGCGTGAAGCGAAAGAACGACTGGGCATCAGCACCATAAAAGCCTTTTTGCCTTTGGAGCCTGATCTTGGTCAAGAAGCTGAGGTAGACTGGGGAACAGCGGTGGTCGTTATTCAAGGCCAGACACTGAAGGTCAAGATTTTCTGCATGCGCTCCAAGGGGTCTGGCAAACCGTTTTTACGTTTGTACCCCTGTGAAAGACAACAGGCCTTTTTCGATGCACTCATGCGTGGGTTCTTTTTTACGGCGGTGTCTTCCCACGACTGA
- a CDS encoding aminodeoxychorismate synthase component I, whose amino-acid sequence MTKVSDHFAQMNAFGDAREPFVCVVDFTGAVGHVFPLASLPATVAIACDGRHYGVSHAQMAAAEGVAVRVSNPPAYDEYANRIACIHQAMRRGDTYLLNFTCRTPVTLHGTLESVFFHAAAPFRLLWRNRFVCFSPERFIRIAHNQIATSPMKGTVEASLPDALGTLLRNPKERAEHVMVVDLLRNDLSLVASNVRVDRFRYGHQIVAGGRHLWQTSSDIVGTLTDSWHGSIGTMLQKLLPAGSISGAPKRKTVEIIQACETYERGFYTGIFGVYDGETFDSAVMIRFLEQDGDAYFYKSGGGITIESDPRQEYEEMIGKIYVPVL is encoded by the coding sequence TTGACAAAAGTCAGTGATCATTTTGCTCAAATGAATGCCTTTGGGGATGCGCGTGAGCCTTTTGTTTGTGTGGTTGATTTTACCGGTGCGGTAGGGCATGTTTTCCCGCTTGCATCATTGCCCGCTACTGTTGCTATCGCTTGTGATGGCAGGCACTATGGTGTGTCGCATGCGCAGATGGCTGCCGCGGAAGGTGTTGCTGTTAGGGTGTCAAATCCCCCTGCATATGATGAATATGCGAATCGCATAGCGTGTATCCATCAGGCAATGCGTCGTGGGGACACGTATCTTCTGAATTTTACCTGCCGTACGCCGGTAACGCTTCATGGCACGCTGGAGTCGGTTTTTTTTCACGCTGCTGCTCCTTTCCGTTTATTGTGGCGCAACCGTTTTGTCTGTTTCTCTCCCGAACGCTTTATCCGTATCGCGCACAACCAAATTGCTACCAGCCCGATGAAGGGGACGGTGGAGGCCTCTTTGCCTGACGCGTTGGGAACGCTTTTGAGGAATCCGAAGGAGCGTGCCGAGCACGTGATGGTCGTCGATTTACTGCGGAACGATCTTTCGCTGGTGGCGTCAAATGTGCGGGTAGATCGCTTTCGCTATGGGCATCAAATAGTGGCTGGCGGGAGACATTTGTGGCAGACAAGCTCTGATATTGTCGGCACACTTACGGATTCATGGCACGGAAGTATAGGCACTATGCTGCAAAAGCTTTTGCCAGCGGGTTCAATTAGCGGTGCTCCGAAGCGCAAAACGGTAGAAATCATCCAGGCGTGTGAAACGTACGAGCGGGGATTCTATACCGGAATTTTTGGCGTGTATGATGGGGAAACGTTTGATTCTGCAGTAATGATACGTTTTCTGGAGCAGGATGGCGACGCGTACTTCTATAAAAGTGGTGGCGGCATTACAATTGAAAGTGATCCAAGGCAGGAATATGAAGAGATGATCGGGAAAATATATGTCCCCGTGCTTTGA
- a CDS encoding heavy-metal-associated domain-containing protein, translated as MSIRYQLTIEGMSCSNCEKHVREILLNFDGVSAVRVSAPSGKASFESDEEIAQEELEEVLDDEGYILTEVVAR; from the coding sequence ATGAGCATTCGCTATCAGTTAACTATTGAAGGTATGAGTTGTTCAAATTGTGAAAAGCACGTCCGCGAAATTCTACTGAACTTTGACGGCGTGAGCGCCGTACGCGTCAGTGCCCCAAGCGGCAAGGCATCCTTCGAATCAGACGAAGAAATAGCCCAAGAAGAACTGGAAGAAGTTCTTGACGATGAAGGATACATCCTGACCGAAGTCGTCGCCCGCTAA
- the meaB gene encoding methylmalonyl Co-A mutase-associated GTPase MeaB, with amino-acid sequence MDPIVEHLADGIARGQLRSLAKAITLVESKLPEHNQLAGQLLEKLLPFTGNALRIGITGVPGVGKSTFIEAFGLHLIERGHKVAVLAVDPSSQITGGSILGDKTRMELLSRETNAYIRPSPAGETLGGVARKTREAMLICEAYGFDVVLVETVGVGQSEVTVAQMVDFFLLLQLPNAGDELQGIKKGVMELADGIIINKADGDNQPKAQLARAQIVNALHILSPRSPNWQVPVLLASGLAKQGIDAVWDMLGKYRSAMMESGEFQEKRSCQVVDWMWSMLMDEVKDMFVQNRNVASLLPGLREAVHHGVTTPGMAVKRLIEAYRRPLL; translated from the coding sequence ATGGATCCTATTGTAGAACATTTGGCAGACGGTATCGCCAGAGGGCAACTGCGCTCTCTGGCGAAAGCCATTACGCTGGTCGAAAGTAAACTCCCAGAACATAACCAACTCGCAGGACAACTGCTGGAAAAACTGCTGCCGTTCACCGGAAATGCGCTGCGCATCGGCATTACTGGCGTTCCCGGCGTTGGAAAAAGTACCTTTATCGAAGCCTTTGGACTCCATTTAATTGAACGTGGCCATAAAGTCGCCGTGCTTGCAGTCGACCCATCCTCGCAAATTACCGGCGGCAGCATTTTGGGCGATAAAACCCGCATGGAACTGCTGAGCCGTGAAACGAACGCCTATATCCGCCCTTCGCCCGCTGGGGAAACCCTTGGAGGCGTGGCACGGAAAACCCGCGAAGCCATGCTGATCTGTGAAGCGTACGGCTTTGATGTGGTGCTGGTGGAAACCGTTGGCGTGGGACAGTCGGAAGTGACCGTGGCGCAAATGGTGGACTTTTTTCTGCTGCTGCAACTACCGAACGCTGGTGACGAGCTGCAAGGGATCAAAAAAGGGGTGATGGAGCTGGCTGACGGCATCATCATCAATAAAGCCGATGGCGATAATCAGCCGAAAGCACAACTGGCGCGGGCGCAGATTGTCAACGCGCTGCATATTCTTAGCCCCCGTTCACCAAACTGGCAGGTGCCGGTTCTGCTGGCGAGCGGCCTAGCAAAGCAGGGTATCGACGCCGTGTGGGACATGCTTGGTAAGTATCGCAGCGCGATGATGGAAAGTGGCGAGTTTCAGGAAAAACGGTCGTGCCAGGTCGTGGACTGGATGTGGTCGATGCTGATGGACGAAGTCAAAGATATGTTTGTGCAAAATCGTAACGTCGCCAGCCTGTTGCCGGGATTGCGCGAAGCGGTACACCACGGAGTTACCACGCCGGGCATGGCGGTTAAACGGCTGATAGAGGCGTATAGAAGGCCGTTGTTGTGA